Genomic DNA from Acomys russatus chromosome 24, mAcoRus1.1, whole genome shotgun sequence:
AAATGTGAGTTAGGAAGTTTAAATACGTGCTTAGGCTCTGACCAGCATCCacgagaaaaagaagagaagaaaaacaaattccaCCCTCCTGATTCAGGACTCAGAACGGGAGGCAGACCCTAGCAGCAAAGAATTCTGGGACAGAAAAACACCATATTCTAAGGTGAACCCACATTTCCTAGGCAGGTCCCTAATCTGCTCACTAAAGAAGAGACCAGGCTGTGTGTCCACCTAGAGGCGATGCTGGCACTCCCACTTACCACTCCACCCTTCATGCCAGTCTGTATCTGACCTTCACTGCCTCGTGAGGCCCAGCATCCGCCGCCCTCCCTTTCCTCCACCTGGATGCTCTTCAAGCAGGAGTGGCTGAGGCCCACATCTTCCTACAGAGGCTGTTCACCCCAGTTCCCAGCCGCTTCCCACAGCCAACAGCACTGATACCTGTACGGAGCACCTGCCAGTTAAAGCTTACTGTTTGGAATTTAAACCCCAAGGCAGTCAGCCCTACAGGGGATAAGATTAGGTCAACCAGTGTTGGCTCtattgggttgtataataaagtttaattgttaagaaacagagccaacaaaccagTAGGATGCAGCTCCATGGCTCAGCCCTGGGGCTTTGTATTTGTGTGGAGTTATGTCTCTGCGTTGCCTGAGCTGGCACCcgacttgctatgtagccgagaacagctttgaacttctgactctcctgtgcccacctcccaagtgctggcattacaggcatttTCCACAGTGCCTGCTCTGTGTGGCGCTGGGGACAGGgcccaggcaagtgctctatcaacTGTACCCCCAGACGCCCAATGACTTTGCTTGTTCTGCTCCAAGCTTGACATTTTAAGCTGTCTAAGCTGAAGTCAAACTCCTGCATGGAAGGCAATTCTCCCTCTTTaccctcctgagtagctggaatAATAAGCCAGACACTGTGCCCAGTCcagagtgaacacacacatgcacacacacacaatgcacacacacacatgcatacacacacatacacacacatgcatacacatgtgcacacacatgcacacacacaaacacacacaaacacacacatgcacacatgcatacacacatgcatgcacacacatacacacacaaacacacacatgcatgcacatgtgcacacatacatacgcacacaaacacacacatgcacacacacaaacacacatgcatgcacatgcacagcacacgtactcgtgtgcacacacaaacacaaacacgcacacttattattatttttgttattctcCTATACAATACGTCCTGACCaccacttcccctccctccacctgtcTCAGTTCCAtcccccgccctccctccccccaccagatccactcttcctcccgtttcccttcagaaaagaatagGCCTCCCAGGGAAAGCAACtgaacacaacaaaacaagatacaagactaggcacaaaccctcacgTCTGGCCTGGACAAAAGCAACCTAGTAGGAGAGAACGGTCCCAAGAGCAGGCGAAAGAGTCAGACACCCCGCTCActccccactgttaggagtcccacataaCCCCAAcctacacagccacacacacatgcagaggacccagtgaAGACCACGCAGGCTCTGTGATGGCCGCCTGAGTCTCAGTGAGCCCCTGTGAGGCCTGCTTACTTggttctgtgggccatgttctcctggtgtccccAACCCCCCGGGCTCCTAccgtccttcctccttccttctgcagggttccctgagctctgcctgttgagggacatctggattgtttccaggtgctagcttttatgaataaagctgctatgaacatagttgagcaaatgtccttttgaTAGGcaggaacatcttttgggtatatgcccaagggatctttctgttgagaattatgcTTAGATCTGTACCACATTTAAAATACGTGtttactgggggctggagagatggctcagaggttaagagaacggACTGCTcctccttcagaggtcctgagttcaattcccagcaaccacatggtggctcacaaccatctgtaatgtgatctgatgccctcttctggcctgcaggtgtacatgcaggcgtaataaataaataaaataaatatgtatttacttactttacatccagTTTGCAGcttgccttccctcctctcctcccagtctctccctctgacctcctccccttccctttcttgtcAAAGAACTAGGCAGATCTTTTCCTATtgagactagacaaggcagcccagttaggggaaagggattcaaaggcaggcagcagtcagagacagcccctgctcctgctgtttggAGGTCCCGCACGAGGACCGAGCTGTacatgttacatatgtgtagatgcCCTAgtcccatcccatgcatgctctctggtgggtggttcagtctccatgagcacgtgtgggcccaggttagttgatcctgtagtttttcttgtgttgtccttgacctctctggctccctcaatccttcccccaacacttccacaggactcccaAGCTCCGCCTGACATGTGGCTgcgggtctctgcatctgtttccaccagctgctggatgacagttatgctaggctcctggctGCGAGTATAGCAGACCATCACCAATAGTGTCAGGGTGGACTCTGTCTCTGTGGCATGGGTTTCagattgggccagtcattggttggccgtttcctctttctctgctccaACTTTACCGGTGAACATCTTGtgggcaggacaaattgtgggccTGAGGTCtggtggctgggttggtgtcctcatCCCTCCATAGGAAGCCTTGCCTAGTTACAGGAGAACTTCAGGTTCCACATCTCCTGCTGCTAAGAGTCTTAGCGATGGTCACACtcacagattcctgggagttcCCACTGTCCTAGGtgtctagcttgtcccagagaagCCCCCCTCCCACTGAGTCTAGTTCTCTCGCCCTCCATActtgatcctcctgttcctctccctaccctccctcccacgagctccctccatccatccacccccgacgcctattttattttcccttctcagtgagattcaagcatccttccctttgccctccttgttccttcctttcttcgggtctgtagattgtagcataGCTTTCGTGTACTTTATGGCTACTGTCTACCTATAAGTGAGTccataccatgcctgtctttctgggtctgggttacctcactcaggataatatttttcAGTTCCATTAATTTTCCTGCAAacctcagaaaattaagaatagttCTGCTTCGAGACTCAGctgtaccattcctgggcatacgCCCGAAAGATGCTTTACCATTCAACAAGGGCACATCCTCAACtgcgttcatagcagctttagttgtaatagccaggaactggaaacaacctagatgcccctcaactgaagaatggataaagaaactgtggtatctgggtgtggtggcgcacgcctttaatcccagcactcgggaggcagaggcaggaggatcgctgtgagtttgaggccaacctgctctacaaagcgactccaggacagccaaggctacacagagaaaccctgtttcaggcaaatggatggagctgtacctcattttaaaattggattgtttggtttgccgatgtctagtttcttgagttctttatatattttggatattaggtaTCTATCacatgtggagttggtgaaaatctttgtccagtctgtaggctgcttctTTGTCAATTttctggtgtcctttgccttacagaagcttttcagtttcatgaggtgctatttattgattgtttttctttctttctttctttcttttcttttgtttttgttttttgagacaaggtttctctgtgtagcattgcctgtcctagactcactttgtagactaggctggccttgaactcacagcaatctgcctgcctctgcctcccgagtgctgggattaaaggcctgcgccaccacacccagctttgacttgagttttgtgaaggagataaatatggatctatttgcacctttctgcatgcagacatccagttagtccagcaccatttgttgaagatgctttattttttccattgtgtatttctggcttccttatttaaaacaaaacaaaacagggtgtccatgggtgtgtggatttatgtctggggcTTTGGTTCCATTCCATTGagcaacatgtctgtttttatgccaataccatgcagtttttattactacagctcTGGAGTACTTCTTGAAATCAGAGACAGTGATACCTCTGGAAATCTTCTATTGTTCAGTATTGGTTTAACTAtcctagtgtttttgtttttctatatgaaattgaGTACTGTTCTTTCAACAAAATTGTGttaggattttggttttttgagacaaggtttctctgtgtagtactagctattctggaactagctctatagactgggctggcctgaaactcacagagatctgcctgcctttgtctcccaagtgctgggattaaagacacgtgccgccacacccagctgtgctGAAATgctgatgggaattgcattgaatttgtagattgattttggtgagatgatcatttttactatgatgatcctcccgatccatgagcatgggaggtctttccatcttctgatatcttcttcaattctttttttttttttttttttttttggtttttcaagacagggtctctctgtgtagccttggctgtcctggactcactttgtagtccaggctggcctagaactcacagcgatccgcctgcctctgcctcccgagtgctgggattaaaggcatgcgccaccacgcccggcttcttcttcagttctttactTCCAAGgctttcccttgcttggttagggttaaaCCAAGATGttatatattgtttgtggctgttTCAAAAGGtgctgtttccctgatttctttctcagtcccttTGTCAGTTGTATATAGGAGagtactgattttatttttgagttgattttgtatccagccactttgctgaaggtgttgatcagctgtagaagttccttgaTATGATTTTGGGGGTCGCTTACGTACAcgaccatatcatctgcaaatagtgacagtttgacttcttcctttccaatttgtatccccttcatCTCTCTCAGTTGTCTTACTGccctagctaaaacttcaagtactggATTGAGTAGATATGGAGAAactaggcagccttgtcttgttcctgattttagtgggattgctttgagtttctctccttttaatttgatgttggctgtaggctcGCTGCCTGTCGccttttttatgtttaggtatgtgccttgtatccctgatctctccaagacttttatcatgaaggggtgttggattttgtcaaagttTTTTTCAACATACAGTGAGATGATTATgctgttttgtggggttttggttgtttgttttctgagacagggcttctctgtgtagccttgtctgtcctggacttgctttgtagaccaggctggcctcgaactcacagagatccacctctgcctctccgagtgctgggattaaaggcgtacatcaCCGCCCCcagctgtgggttttcttttgtttgtttgttttgttttgtttttagtttgtttatatagtggattacactGAGTTTCGTATGTTAAgtcatccctgcatctctgggatgaagcccactTGACCATGGTGATCATTTGGATATGATCTTggatttgttttgcaagtattttattgagtcttGGAACCCTGCCAGCAGAGCCTCCATCCCAGACATGACTTTTTGATCTTGCACCTCCAGAACCATGAGacaaaacaactttttttctttataaaatctgTCTGCCTCAGGTACTTCATTATAGTAACAAAACTGAGAACTTTGCCCCATTTCGCAGAACACCAGGGAGCCATGGCCTCATAGGATGCCACTGAAATGCGTTGGACTCGCCTATGAGCACAGGCTTGCTTATAGAGACATTGCTTCCTTGTGGTTGAGTCACACCAGCCCAGTTTCGTGGGTGAAGCGCCCTTGCTCCAGACTCCTCAGGGGCGTGGGAAGTTAAATGCTGACAACTCGACAGAATCTATAGTCATCTAGGGGAAATTTTTCTGGATACGTCCATGCCCGTGGTTCCCAGTCAgcctatctgcctgtctctcacagCAGCATTGTGACTTCCTCCTGCTGTCGGCTTGTGGGCGCTGCCTGTGTCCCCCCAGGGGGTGTGTCCTTCAAACCTTCCTGACACCAACAGCGGGGCCAAGTATTTCCTTGGGTGCTGGGTGAGTTTTCCTCGTGTCATTTTGGCATCTTAGAAATGGTTCTAATTCTTCTTCAACTGTTGAAGGAAGAATTACACTAAAGCAtcgtgcagggctggagaggttcTCAGTGGCTGAAAGCACCAATGTCAAGTGGTTCACAGCCAACCTGTCACCTGTCACTTCCAGCTCAAGGGGACCTGCAAGAGAACTTTCTACAGTGAGGGGAAATGTCCTTGTCTTTCATAGGTCACCTACTGCCTGGCCTGTGTCAACAGCACCCACCAGGCACTTTCAGGACCTCTGCATATCACTGCGTGTAACCTTGACTTCAGCAGACACAGGATACCACAGGTAGCTATGAGCCTTGCAGAGTGGGATGCAGGTAGTCACTGAGCATCTGTGGCTGTGCCAACAGGGATGGGGTGGTACCCACAAACCCTGGGCCAGTCCCACtcaccttctctccttccagatgGGCCACGGCAGGCACCTTTTCTGGGATTTCTAGACATGTTAGTCATCGAGTTGGGTTCCTTTTGCTCTACCCATGTAGttaacaggctggccttgacaagTTTTGTTTCTCTGGGTGTTGGACAGCAGCCAGAGACAGTAGATGTCAGATAGGCGCAGCAGCAGGTGGCGCCCTCTAGTGTCTCAACTCTTGGTTAGCTTTAGGTAGCCAGCCCCTTCAGTCCTTCCAGCACTAGAGCAGTGCGCAGCCTTGTAAACTCAGGATTCCTCACCATGGACCATGGGCGGTGTGATCGCTCCCATCCCTGGGGTGTCTGGGGTCCTTGGTGCTGTAATCTTGACAGCTTTTAAGAATGCTTCCATTGTGCACGGACTGTGGGCATTGTCTCTTTACAGCTTTCTGTCCTTCCGCTTGCCCTCCACCTCTTCCCTGACCCAAATAGTCTAGGGTCTCATGTTACTATGGCCACTGTTGCCCTGGGgaagctgctgccgctgctgctgctactactgctCCTGCCACTCACCAATGCTCTGCTTTGCAGGTGTCTATGCAGCCAGAGACTCTGATGTTTTTGTAACTTGGCCTGCGCACTGCTCAGCACCACTCACTGTCAGCTGTCAAGCAGCTGACTGCTCTGCCTGTTCTGCAGTTTGGCATGCCAGCCAGCTCTGATGCCTCAATGTCTctcgtgcgtgcgtgcgtgcatgcgtgcatgtgtgtgtgtgtgtgtgtgtgcgtgcgcgcgcgtgtgtgtatgtgtgtgtgtgactgaataTAGGCAAAACCAGCCAAACTGAACTTGGTGGTATCTGCGGGAAATGCCAGGATTTGGGGGAATGAAGGCAGGATGATCAAGAATTTAAGATCATCTCTGGCTACGTGgacccttgtctcaaacaaacttacaaacaacaacaaaagtcacaCAATTCGTCAAACCAGAGATTGGAATGCTTCGCTTCAGCCATTGCAAACTTGTTCCCCAGGGCAGCTGGGGAAGCAAGGGAGAGTCATATTGCCCCACCCCGACATCTTTGTCTGTTATAGGAAAATGTCACCAAAAATGGTGCTTACAAGCCAAAGAACTTACCACTGACATGAACTGTGTGAGATTTTAACAATGGTTTACAATGTGTGGCACCTGCCGCCTACCTTCCTCTCTCTGAGAACCACATTGGCCCAGGCAGATCGTTGGCAGAGCTACCCATGGAGGGAAGTGGCCGCCAGTGGGTGGCTGCCCTCTGCATTGCCTGCTGAGGGGGGTGAGCTGTTCCGGCCCTGGCTGCCAAGCTTAACCCTATTCCTTCAAAGGAACCGTTCCTCCTCTACTGCCACCAACGCACCTGTGCTGGAGGCCGTGGGCGCCACATCTGTAGGAGCTGTGCAAGCATTTTCAGGTCTCGGgtcaccaccacctcccaccGTCTCCGGCCAGAACAGGAACATGGCAGACCCTGTGTGTTCTTGAACCACCGTACCCTCAAATTCCAGAGCGCTGCTCTCTCAGGACCCCTCACTATCACTCAGGGGCTGACTTGGTTGTGTCTCCCTCCCTGGGGTTCTTTTCCTGGAGTTTTGGAGCCACAGCTCAAATTCAGGGACGTCCTCCAGGCGGGGTGGCTGGCTCTGCCGCAGGCCTGGGCTGCGTGCCACGCAGATGGCTTCTGAGGAGCCAAACTCCCCCAAACAGAGACCCCCGAGGCCAGGCGACAGGACTCAAACATCTAGGCTCCGAGTGTTCCCTCCCCAGCttagagacagagagcaagagctCAAGCCTGGTGACCAAACCCTGCTGGTCCCAATGTCCCCCTGCCCCCGCTGCTTTCTGACCCAAGTCACATCAGGTCGAGTGGGTGTTGCGGCCATCTCTAGAATGTGAACACTTAACTGGGGGCTTTGGTTGCCTTCCAACAGGGCACAGGATGTCTGGGGACAGGATGTCCACACAGGCTGTCAACAACAGAGCACAAAAAGGCATAAGGGAGTGAGGTGCAGGCCAAGGCATCCACCAGAGAGAATGTTACTACTAGCGGTGTTGGGCCTGGTGCTGGGTCTCGGCGCTGCAGACGACAACCTGCAGATTGTGGGTCAGAGGAACTACAACCTGGCTAGGGTGAGCCAAGCCTTCTGGGGCTAGGCCAGGCTTCATGAAGAGCACCTGTCACCCTTTGACTGGCGGGGGGGGCCTGATCTGGAGAAAGGGTGCCTGGGCCATGAGAGCTCcttccatcccaccccaccccttaatGGCAACCCGAGGGTACCAAAGGAGCTTTGGGAGGCATGGAGCAGAGGGaggcctgggaaggcagaagggtgTCCCAGCTTGGAGCCGGTGTTCAGGGACTCACCCAGGAGCATGGCCACAAGGGCCAAGCAGCCCCTGGGATGCTGCGGGACCCCGACGACTCAGCCTTTCCTTGCAGCTTTCTGGACCCTGGTACACTATTTTCATGGCCTCAGATAACATGACGCGCATTGGAGAAACTGGAGACCTGAGGCTCTATATGCGGCACATCAGTCTCTTGAGGAACGGCAGCCTGAAGTTTGACTTCCTTTTCATGTGcgcattgcccccccccccaagctgaaACAAGGGGAGACTATGTCCCCACGCCCGGTGGTAACTTCCTACACTCACACATCTGTACACTTGGCCAGTGCGTGGGCCTGTCACCAGCTCTTCCTTGGGGATCAGTGTCATGGGATCAGGGGGTGCTGGGCTTGTCGCTGAGCTCTGTGCTCCTCCCAGTGAGATGAGCTGGAAGGTCCCTTCGGGGTCAGTCATGGAAGCCAAGGtactagggtgggggtgggggcgctcaGTGACTTCCTGCCAGGGCTCAGGCACTGGGAAGGAGCAAGTGCTTGCTCTACTTCTCCCCTCACTCTCCTCCAGGGTGCAAGGAGAGTGTGTAGAGGTGGTCATGGTCTGCGAGAAGACTGACAGTACCGGGGAGTTCTCAGTTACCTGTAAGTGGGAGTCTAACAGCCAGGAATCTTTTCAGCTGAGGCCCTGCTCACTCCGATGAGCACTCATCCCACCCGTAAAGCAAGGAGCACCCCAGCCTGGGGGCAAGTCAAAGGCCACCAGCCTCGCTCTCTTGCTGTTTGTTGCTAGTCTGGAACTCCCAAAAGGCTGAGCACTGCTGAGGCGGCATGCAGAGGCCCAGCTTCAGGCAGCTAGGGGCCACGGTACCCTGCCACCCACACATCCATACTAGTTTCCTGAGCCAGCACTGGGGACCCAAACTCCCACCCTCCCAATGCCTAACCGAAGCTACTTCAgtcaggtgggggaggggcgcccCAGAGCCAGGGCCGAGGGTGTGCTGAGCTGTATCTCTGTACAGATGATGGGGACACCAAAGTGCTGCTCTTGGAGACTGACTACACAACCTTTGTCACCTTCTACATGCAGAACATCAAGAATGGGACGGTGACCCACGTGCTGGGACTCTATGGTAACCCAACCCCTGTTTTCTTGGGGACCCCAGCCTCTGGTAGAGGGTCTCCCATTATGGAACGGTACCTTGGGACCCCTCCATCAACACAGAGCCCCCAAATTTGCCCCCAGGGCGCATCCCAGGGCTTAGCAAGCCTTTCCTGAAAAGATTTGAGCATGTCTGCAAGAAATATGGGCTGGGCTCACAGAATATCctcaacttgggaaagaaaggtaAGCCTCCCTGCTCTGGCCTAGAAAGGGCCCCAGAGAAGCCAACACTACAGCCTGGTATGCCTGGCACGGGCACCTTGAggattggggttggggtggggcctGGGAAAGGCTTAGCAAGCCATTTGACATCCTCTTGTCTCCCCAGATGTGTGCTTATCCTAGCAAGTAGAGGAGCCAATCAGGCCTTCTGGTaggtgtctttttttattttattttattattattattttttggctttttgagacagggttgtctCTGTATAATTGCCTTGTTGTAGAAcaaactggcctccaactcacagccatccacctgcctctgcctcctgagtgcttgggttaaaggtgtgggccaccacacacGGCTGTGGTATATGGATTTTGATCTACatgcaagacaaggcagcccagggtGTTGGGAGCTGGACAGGGTAGCACGGAGCCAGTGTCGGAAGCTGAGGGAGGTCCATCTCAGAGTGACCATGGGCAGCACGTCTCGGGTCATACTCTGCCCGTCACTGCATTACCCTGCAGAAGCAAAGGAACACACAGCTCTGTGTAGAAGAATGCGTGTGCTGTATTCCCGGAACCAGGATCCAAATAGGGCCTTACACAGTGTGTCTCAGCAGGACAGGAAAGCCGGCCCGGTGGAACTATCCTGCATGCTGTGTGCACAAAGCACAGAG
This window encodes:
- the Lcn9 gene encoding epididymal-specific lipocalin-9, producing the protein MLLLAVLGLVLGLGAADDNLQIVGQRNYNLARLSGPWYTIFMASDNMTRIGETGDLRLYMRHISLLRNGSLKFDFLFMVQGECVEVVMVCEKTDSTGEFSVTYDGDTKVLLLETDYTTFVTFYMQNIKNGTVTHVLGLYGRIPGLSKPFLKRFEHVCKKYGLGSQNILNLGKKDVCLS